A portion of the Ricinus communis isolate WT05 ecotype wild-type chromosome 10, ASM1957865v1, whole genome shotgun sequence genome contains these proteins:
- the LOC8259680 gene encoding calmodulin-interacting protein 111 isoform X1, which produces MPSKVKKHPKTASRLSNAEHSQSPRTPSLISSCDDLLEVSEQDVAISLQEASNRYPSMIGNSAFIGRLTDVDPHSKGCKIWLSESSMVASSISPGSIVSVSLAASGRRVSNPLISIPGEFARQFEVENLDETTNEVGNYFAFATVFPSCKALKDGVRFSSSLSYTMGCPASGRLVFVYPVQNQLLSGLVNGDSKPNDKKIDSLSSHNFYELHLELVPVKDRVKQSSDVISKMNSAEKTHGQSENGKNSSPRTPLCQPKLSSSSPSLSASSRCEEAMSNLSNRRQTHVDSFDIKEVLKDESVKQLLQACVVSWLYSRILICGNIVAIPILSELCIFRVVSANQSLEDNQNQDLIKERSNSVCPQSSESMDHLKETISINHETKVYLHLPMNSACKTPYRSSLSFTQIENVHVKSVMAHEITKLGGLHKEYAVLKDIILSTMKNDFLSLGLRPTKGVLLHGPTGTGKTSLARLCALDAGVNLLSVNGPEIISQYHGESEQALHEVFASASQGAPAVVFIDELDSIAPARKDGGEALSQRMVATLLNLMDGVSRTDGVIIIAATNRPDSIEPALRRPGRLDREIEIGVPSPKQRLDILNTLLSQREHSLSDLQVQHLAVATHGFVGADLAALCNEAALICLRRYVKSRKSNNYLHSMGSPTVGESYHEIMLNGSSETCEDSVSSNLQSLAASSENSLSTSEAILVAEESILKVVFEDFEKARMKVRPSAMREVILEVPKVNWEDVGGQKEVKAQLMEAVEWPQKHQDAFQRIGTRPPTGVLMFGPPGCSKTLMARAVASEAGLNFFAVKGPELFSKWVGESEKAVRSLFAKARANAPSIIFFDEIDGLAVIRGKENDGVSVSDRVMTQLLVELDGLHQRVNVTVIAATNRPDKIDPALLRPGRFDRLLYVGPPNATDREAIFRIHLRKIPCSSDVSIKELSHLTEGCTGADISFICREAAMAAIEECIDASEVTMKHTRTAIRQAKPLNTESYNELSAKFQRLVHSNHRQDCLEEPKSSTSSNRFHFWTMMKSTMQFLVHFLAPGSKSTSSG; this is translated from the exons ATGCCTTCAAAGGTTAAGAAGCACCCAAAGACAGCATCAAGGCTGTCGAATGCTGAACATTCTCAATCTCCTAGAACACCATCATTGATATCTTCTTGTGATGATTTATTAGAAGTTAGTGAGCAAGATGTTGCCATCTCTTTACAAGAAGCATCAAACAGATATCCTTCCATGATTGGTAATTCTGCTTTTATCGGTCGACTCACTGATGTTGACCCTCATTCTAAAGGTTGCAAAATTTGGCTGTCCGAATCTTCCATGGTTGCTTCTTCAATTTCCCCTGGCTCTATTGTATCG GTTTCTCTTGCTGCATCAGGACGTAGAGTTTCAAATCCTCTCATCTCAATACCGGGAGAATTTGCTAGGCAGTTTGAGGTTGAGAATCTGGATGAAACAACAAATGAAGTGGGGAACTACTTTGCTTTTGCTACGGTGTTTCCTTCTTGTAAG GCTTTGAAGGATGGGGTGCGGTTCTCTTCAAGCCTTTCATACACAATGGGATGTCCTGCTTCAGGACGGCTTGTATTTGTTTACCCTGTACAAAATCAACTTCTAAGTGGGCTTGTAAATGGAGACAGTAAAccaaatgataaaaaaattgatagtCTCTCATCTCACAACTTCTATGAATTGCACTTAGAGCTGGTTCCTGTTAAGGATAGGGTCAAACAGAGCAGTGATGTGATTTCTAAAATGAATTCTGCTGAAAAAACACATGGACAATCTGAAAATGGGAAGAATTCATCTCCCAGGACACCATTGTGTCAGCCAAAGCTAAGTTCTAGTAGTCCTAGCCTGTCAGCTTCATCAAGATGTGAAGAAGCAATGTCCAATTTATCTAACCGCCGTCAGACTCATGTTGATTCATTTGATATCAAAGAGGTCCTAAAGGATGAAAGTGTGAAACAACTTCTGCAGGCTTGTGTTGTTTCCTGGTTGTATTCTCGTATTCTAATATGTGGGAATATTGTGGCTATCCCTATACTTTCGGAGCTTTGCATTTTCCGTGTCGTAAGCGCAAATCAATCTTTGGAAgataatcaaaatcaagatctgataaaagaaagaagtaaCAGTGTTTGTCCTCAGTCTTCTGAATCAATGGACCATCTGAAAGAAACTATTTCTATAAATCATGAAACAAAAGTATACTTGCATTTACCAATGAATTCTGCTTGTAAAACTCCCTACAGGAGCAGCTTGTCATTTACACAAATTGAGAATGTGCATGTGAAAAGTGTTATGGCACATGAGATAACAAAATTGGGTGGTCTGCATAAAGAATATGCCGTTTTGAAGGACATAATTTTGTCAACCATGAAGAATGATTTTTTGAG TCTTGGTTTACGACCAACAAAAGGAGTGCTTCTTCATGGACCGACTGGGACAGGGAAGACCTCTTTGGCTCGATTATGTGCCCTTGATGCTGGTGTCAACCTTCTCTCTGTGAATGGACCTGAGATTATAAGTCAATATCATGGAGAAAGTGAGCAGGCACTTCATGAAGTTTTTGCTTCCGCCAGTCAAGGTGCACCTGCTGTG GTGTTCATTGATGAGTTGGATTCTATTGCACCAGCTCGGAAAGATGGAGGTGAAGCACTATCTCAAAGAATGGTAGCTACATTGTTGAATTTAATGGACGGGGTTAGTAGGACTGATGGAGTAATTATAATCGCTGCTACAAATAGGCCTGATAGCATTGAGCCTGCACTGAGACGGCCTGGAAGACTTGATAGGGAAATTGAAATAG GTGTTCCATCTCCCAAGCAACGATTAGATATTCTGAATACTCTTCTCAGTCAAAGGGAGCACTCTCTTTCAGATTTGCAGGTTCAACACCTTGCTGTGGCTACACATGGCTTTGTGGGTGCGGACTTAGCTGCTCTCTGCAATGAGGCGGCCTTAATTTGTCTTCGACGTTATGTCAAGTCCAGAAAGTCTAATAATTACTTGCATTCCATGGGATCTCCTACTGTTGGTGAGTCTTATCATGAGATTATGTTGAACGGATCTAGCGAGACATGTGAAGATTCTGTATCGTCAAATCTGCAATCTTTGGCTGCTTCCTCGGAGAATAGCCTTAGTACTAGCGAGGCAATATTGGTGGCAGAAGAAAGTATCCTAAAAGTTGTATTTGAGGATTTTGAGAAGGCGAGGATGAAAGTCAGGCCTAGTGCCATGCGAGAG GTAATACTTGAGGTTCCAAAAGTTAATTGGGAAGATGTAGGTGGCCAGAAGGAGGTAAAAGCTCAATTGATGGAAGCAGTGGAATGGCCTCAAAAACATCAGGATGCATTCCAACGCATTGGTACACGTCCCCCAACAGGGGTACTGATGTTTGGGCCTCCTGGCTGTAGCAAAACTCTCATGGCACGTGCAGTAGCTTCTGAAGCTGGATTAAATTTCTTCGCGGTGAAGGGTCCAGAACTCTTTAGTAAATGGGTTGGCGAATCAGAGAAGGCTGTAAGATCCCTCTTTGCAAAGGCCAGGGCCAATGCACCATCAATCATATtttttgatgaaattgatgGTCTTGCTGTTATTCGTgggaaagaaaatgatggGGTTTCAGTTTCTGATAGGGTTATGACCCAACTTCTTGTTGAATTGGATG GTTTGCATCAAAGGGTTAATGTTACTGTTATTGCTGCGACGAATCGCCCGGACAAGATTGATCCTGCCCTTTTGAGACCAg GACGTTTTGATCGTCTGCTATATGTTGGACCTCCAAATGCAACCGATAGGGAAGCCATATTTCGCATCCATTTGCGTAAAATTCCATGCAGTTCTGACGTCAGCATAAAAGAGCTATCTCATCTTACCGAGGGATGTACTGGAGCAGATATATCATTTATTTGCCGGGAAGCAGCTATGGCAGCCATTGAG GAGTGTATTGATGCTTCAGAAGTAACGATGAAACATACAAGGACTGCAATTAGACAAGCCAAGCCATTGAACACAGAGTCTTATAATGAGCTATCAGCTAAGTTTCAAAGGCTTGTCCACTCTAATCATAGACAAGATTGTTTAGAAGAACCAAAGAGCTCAACTAGTTCAAACAGATTTCACTTCTG GACAATGATGAAATCTACCATGCAGTTCTTGGTTCACTTCCTAGCTCCAGGCTCAAAATCTACTTCAAGTGGGTAG
- the LOC8259680 gene encoding calmodulin-interacting protein 111 isoform X2, giving the protein MPSKVKKHPKTASRLSNAEHSQSPRTPSLISSCDDLLEVSEQDVAISLQEASNRYPSMIGNSAFIGRLTDVDPHSKGCKIWLSESSMVASSISPGSIVSVSLAASGRRVSNPLISIPGEFARQFEVENLDETTNEVGNYFAFATVFPSCKALKDGVRFSSSLSYTMGCPASGRLVFVYPVQNQLLSGLVNGDSKPNDKKIDSLSSHNFYELHLELVPVKDRVKQSSDVISKMNSAEKTHGQSENGKNSSPRTPLCQPKLSSSSPSLSASSRCEEAMSNLSNRRQTHVDSFDIKEVLKDESVKQLLQACVVSWLYSRILICGNIVAIPILSELCIFRVVSANQSLEDNQNQDLIKERSNSVCPQSSESMDHLKETISINHETKVYLHLPMNSACKTPYRSSLSFTQIENVHVKSVMAHEITKLGGLHKEYAVLKDIILSTMKNDFLSLGLRPTKGVLLHGPTGTGKTSLARLCALDAGVNLLSVNGPEIISQYHGESEQALHEVFASASQGAPAVVFIDELDSIAPARKDGGEALSQRMVATLLNLMDGVSRTDGVIIIAATNRPDSIEPALRRPGRLDREIEIGVPSPKQRLDILNTLLSQREHSLSDLQVQHLAVATHGFVGADLAALCNEAALICLRRYVKSRKSNNYLHSMGSPTVGESYHEIMLNGSSETCEDSVSSNLQSLAASSENSLSTSEAILVAEESILKVVFEDFEKARMKVRPSAMREVILEVPKVNWEDVGGQKEVKAQLMEAVEWPQKHQDAFQRIGTRPPTGVLMFGPPGCSKTLMARAVASEAGLNFFAVKGPELFSKWVGESEKAVCIKGLMLLLLLRRIARTRLILPF; this is encoded by the exons ATGCCTTCAAAGGTTAAGAAGCACCCAAAGACAGCATCAAGGCTGTCGAATGCTGAACATTCTCAATCTCCTAGAACACCATCATTGATATCTTCTTGTGATGATTTATTAGAAGTTAGTGAGCAAGATGTTGCCATCTCTTTACAAGAAGCATCAAACAGATATCCTTCCATGATTGGTAATTCTGCTTTTATCGGTCGACTCACTGATGTTGACCCTCATTCTAAAGGTTGCAAAATTTGGCTGTCCGAATCTTCCATGGTTGCTTCTTCAATTTCCCCTGGCTCTATTGTATCG GTTTCTCTTGCTGCATCAGGACGTAGAGTTTCAAATCCTCTCATCTCAATACCGGGAGAATTTGCTAGGCAGTTTGAGGTTGAGAATCTGGATGAAACAACAAATGAAGTGGGGAACTACTTTGCTTTTGCTACGGTGTTTCCTTCTTGTAAG GCTTTGAAGGATGGGGTGCGGTTCTCTTCAAGCCTTTCATACACAATGGGATGTCCTGCTTCAGGACGGCTTGTATTTGTTTACCCTGTACAAAATCAACTTCTAAGTGGGCTTGTAAATGGAGACAGTAAAccaaatgataaaaaaattgatagtCTCTCATCTCACAACTTCTATGAATTGCACTTAGAGCTGGTTCCTGTTAAGGATAGGGTCAAACAGAGCAGTGATGTGATTTCTAAAATGAATTCTGCTGAAAAAACACATGGACAATCTGAAAATGGGAAGAATTCATCTCCCAGGACACCATTGTGTCAGCCAAAGCTAAGTTCTAGTAGTCCTAGCCTGTCAGCTTCATCAAGATGTGAAGAAGCAATGTCCAATTTATCTAACCGCCGTCAGACTCATGTTGATTCATTTGATATCAAAGAGGTCCTAAAGGATGAAAGTGTGAAACAACTTCTGCAGGCTTGTGTTGTTTCCTGGTTGTATTCTCGTATTCTAATATGTGGGAATATTGTGGCTATCCCTATACTTTCGGAGCTTTGCATTTTCCGTGTCGTAAGCGCAAATCAATCTTTGGAAgataatcaaaatcaagatctgataaaagaaagaagtaaCAGTGTTTGTCCTCAGTCTTCTGAATCAATGGACCATCTGAAAGAAACTATTTCTATAAATCATGAAACAAAAGTATACTTGCATTTACCAATGAATTCTGCTTGTAAAACTCCCTACAGGAGCAGCTTGTCATTTACACAAATTGAGAATGTGCATGTGAAAAGTGTTATGGCACATGAGATAACAAAATTGGGTGGTCTGCATAAAGAATATGCCGTTTTGAAGGACATAATTTTGTCAACCATGAAGAATGATTTTTTGAG TCTTGGTTTACGACCAACAAAAGGAGTGCTTCTTCATGGACCGACTGGGACAGGGAAGACCTCTTTGGCTCGATTATGTGCCCTTGATGCTGGTGTCAACCTTCTCTCTGTGAATGGACCTGAGATTATAAGTCAATATCATGGAGAAAGTGAGCAGGCACTTCATGAAGTTTTTGCTTCCGCCAGTCAAGGTGCACCTGCTGTG GTGTTCATTGATGAGTTGGATTCTATTGCACCAGCTCGGAAAGATGGAGGTGAAGCACTATCTCAAAGAATGGTAGCTACATTGTTGAATTTAATGGACGGGGTTAGTAGGACTGATGGAGTAATTATAATCGCTGCTACAAATAGGCCTGATAGCATTGAGCCTGCACTGAGACGGCCTGGAAGACTTGATAGGGAAATTGAAATAG GTGTTCCATCTCCCAAGCAACGATTAGATATTCTGAATACTCTTCTCAGTCAAAGGGAGCACTCTCTTTCAGATTTGCAGGTTCAACACCTTGCTGTGGCTACACATGGCTTTGTGGGTGCGGACTTAGCTGCTCTCTGCAATGAGGCGGCCTTAATTTGTCTTCGACGTTATGTCAAGTCCAGAAAGTCTAATAATTACTTGCATTCCATGGGATCTCCTACTGTTGGTGAGTCTTATCATGAGATTATGTTGAACGGATCTAGCGAGACATGTGAAGATTCTGTATCGTCAAATCTGCAATCTTTGGCTGCTTCCTCGGAGAATAGCCTTAGTACTAGCGAGGCAATATTGGTGGCAGAAGAAAGTATCCTAAAAGTTGTATTTGAGGATTTTGAGAAGGCGAGGATGAAAGTCAGGCCTAGTGCCATGCGAGAG GTAATACTTGAGGTTCCAAAAGTTAATTGGGAAGATGTAGGTGGCCAGAAGGAGGTAAAAGCTCAATTGATGGAAGCAGTGGAATGGCCTCAAAAACATCAGGATGCATTCCAACGCATTGGTACACGTCCCCCAACAGGGGTACTGATGTTTGGGCCTCCTGGCTGTAGCAAAACTCTCATGGCACGTGCAGTAGCTTCTGAAGCTGGATTAAATTTCTTCGCGGTGAAGGGTCCAGAACTCTTTAGTAAATGGGTTGGCGAATCAGAGAAGGCT GTTTGCATCAAAGGGTTAATGTTACTGTTATTGCTGCGACGAATCGCCCGGACAAGATTGATCCTGCCCTTTTGA